A window of Megachile rotundata isolate GNS110a chromosome 11, iyMegRotu1, whole genome shotgun sequence genomic DNA:
GAGTGACTAAAGTTGATAACAAGTTTTCTGTTATTTTTGTCATTCGAGGATTAATTAATTCAATGGCAAATGGTCTTCCTCCATGTATATTTCTAACATCAACATCTTCTCTCCCAgatgataaaaatttaatacctacacatgtagaaataatattatacattagacAAAATCGCATGTTGattaattaatactaataatatttaaatattgacttACATTGAGGTTTCACTGCTTCAATCATAGGATTACATATTATATCTTGAACAGATGTTGGCATTTTTTTTTCTCCATTTATAAACCATGGTGTTTGACTAAGTTTTCTtgataatttattgtatttacctaaaattacaatataatgtatgtattaaataaacaatCTTAAACATTTACTGTctagatattaaaaattctaaaacattacctccaataaaaatacttgagtgtgagcataaaatattttctacttCAATACTATCAGTTGTTACAAATGACACAGTTTTGAAATATTCAGCAAAAACTTTATCTGTAATATTGGTCATTAAAGTTTCTATACTTTTCCTACTGAATCTGTTATCATTACAttctcttttccttttatttgtAGTTGGTTTTAATCCTCTGCTCATATTTAATCTATAACAAAGACATTGAAAGCATTATTTAACTAAGATAAAAATTCTTGACATAAACTTCTAGGTAAAGATTTAAAATATAACGTATAAACTTACAAAGAGCCACATTCTGTTTCATTATTCTTATATGCCaggaaaatttcaataaaaaatgcaGATGGTGTTGTTAAATCTGCCCGCTTcttaattgcattttctatttttggaaTCATTACCCATTTCCAAACATCTTTAATATTCTGAAGTTTGACTTTAAGATTCAGTAATGTATCTTCTGAAAGTTTAAGTTCAGTGGCACATTGAATATGTAACAAACGTTCTCTGATACTAATGCATACAGGTATTTTCAATGCACACATAAAAGTTTCACTGTCATAATTTTGTTTCTGTACTTCATCTTGAATctgttcataaaattatttgaaatttatatagaaTATCTATGCTTTGAATCAAATATTTGCACATACTTTTTGAATAACTAATTCTTgtgttttattttgaagaattccCAAGCAAGCCACACATAGTGCATCATCAGTGAAATTATCTTCTATGTCAATATATTTTGACtgtaaaacaaatatttatattttattatatgtaggAAAAACTCATGAATATAACTTACACGTTTTGCAAATTTAACAGGGTCTTGAAAGCAATCTGGCATACGCCACCCAAGAAAACGGAAACAACATCTTAAGCAACAATTTCGTTGCtgtaaaaaactaaaaatttgtctTTCTTCTTCAACGAAAAGATTCATTTCAATAAAAGATCTGTAAATTATTTCAATGTTTAAGTCAcgtgtaattttaaataacaaactaTGAAAACATAACATTCATATAACTTATATATTCTtaccagcaaaaatattaatatttagaagTATGATTCTTAGttatttaaacttccaaattctcaaattttgcaaatattcaaacttccaaaatcttgaatttccaggcttctaaatacccaaacaaATCTAAAGGTTCCATTTCATGTGTTTGTTTTGTGACGACATTTAAGCGCGGGTAATACAAGATACATGTAGTGGAAGATGTGACGGATCATTCAAAACAAAGTGTTCGCTGTACATATACAAAGATATTATATTGTTGAAACAATGGTATatagatataaaataaaagtttcatatATTCTTTTTAATCGCTTTTTAAAAGTTAATATATTGAAAGTCTCGAGTCATGTAAAATCGaatcaaattatatttacaatctcgataatgtttatttataaaatcataatttttataaaacttgcaGGCAGTTAAGCGTAAGTCCGCTTTTAAATCAACGAAAACTTGTATTAATGTTAAAACGACAAATGTTAGTAGCGTTGCAATAAGATTCGTTGACTTCGGATCATCTCTATGGATATATATTCGTTTAAATAAGGGTCAAAGGAGAGGAGCTACGCTTATTTCTCGTAATGCACCTACATCGCGGATGAAAATAGATTTTTCGTTGTGAAGTCACACAGATGCTCTAGATATAATTCGTGGCAATTCCGTGAGTGAATTGGCAGCCATTTTTAAACTGCTCACTTAGGATAATAGAGTAGAGAGGACACGAATAATGAGAAATCGGATTGTGAGATAGTAACGTGTAAACGCGTGATATTAAATGTAGTGTAATCGGGTGCGAAGAATAAAAAGACAATTCTGCGCTCGCGAAGTGTGGGTGTTCGTTTCGAGTAGACGGTACTCGAGCGAATGCACTTCTTCCCCGTGAAATTGACGAAATGGTGAACTGTCAACACCTCTGCAACATGAGAATATGAATATAATTCGAATCACCGCGAAGAGTGAGAATCGGTTTGTTCGAGGATTAATCGCAAAGATCGTGACAGGGACAGATAGTTCGAAGCCGAAAGGCCCCGGCTAACAGCGATGTCGGTTTTAACATGCAAGAGAACAACGAATGCAAAGATCGTGGCTCTCGAATGTTAAGTTCCTATAATAATGGCAGATAATGTACACAGAAAATCGCATAAACTATCGGATGGTAGTAGGAAAACATCTAATCCAGTTCATCGTACGACCACCGAGACGATTCGGTTAGGAGAGCCAGAGAAACTGTACCAGCCGGTTAGTTTGACCACCTCGAGCAACGTGACGGCTAACAATCAGTGTCGGAAAAAGACATCATCCTTTCAAATTACAAGCGTTAGTAGTCGCATGAGCAACGATGCCGGCGAAGATTCGAACGACGATCTGGATGAATCCCACACGGAAGATAATTCAGTCGAGCACTCGCGTATCACCGACATTGATATCGAAACGCCTAGCTACTCTGAAGATACCTTCTCCAAGGAGGATGTATTCTTTAATACCAGTAATGCTGCACTCAGTACTGCTCCGGTGATTCCTACCAGTTCTCAGTATGGCCTGGCAATTGTACCTTCTGAAGGGAATAATGTCAGCAATTCGGTAAATGACAGCAATATTAATACTTTGGACATTACATCTGTTACTGacaacaatattattaatttactatCGAGTAACGCGAAGCAAGATGCAGATCTACGGGAAGTTCATTCGCATGGTAGAAATGAAAGATTTAAAGTGGTTAAAATTGAAAGTACTGAGCCTTTTAAAAGAGGTAGATGGACTTGTATGGATTACTTGGATCATACATCAGTCAATCAACCAACGGCGATTAGTACACCTAAAGTATCAGATCCGAACGAGGTATGCATATCGTATGGAGTAACAGACAGTGGAATTGTTGTACCTGATGCACCTAAACAGTCAGTTGTATCAGAAGATAAAGGTATAAGTATTGATGCTAACGGACAAGTATCCACGCTTCCAGATGTGCATACTTCAATTGGTGTACCAAGTAACCCTGCATCGGTTACTAGTGCTACTTATGCAGTAAGCAACTCACTTCCTCCTAATGCACAGCATAATCCAACACAAGTTCAAACGCAGACTAAAGTTCAGGCACcttcacaaattccccaatatTTTCAATCGTCTGCTCAACAATTGGCAtcgcaacagcagcaacaacaacaaggaGGACAAGGTTCTACGTTACCATCTAATCTGCAACCAACTCATCCGAACAATTTAACTCAGTCTCAGAGTATGCCACAAGGTTCTATTCCTATTATAACACAGACTGGTAATAGCAATGTGACGGCTCCACAAAATATACCTCATTCGAAAGAAGATACATACGTAACAGTGAGCACACAGAATCAGTCATTGCCAGTTCAAAATGTTTGTCAGCCATCCGTTCAACAAGCACCTGTACCAACATCTCAGGCACCTAATATTCTTGTTACACAACAACAGCAGCCACAGcctcaacaacagcagcagcaacctcagcagcaacaacaacaacaacaacagcctCAGCAGCCATTGCAAACCCAGAAACCAATGACTCAGATTTCAGAGCCATTGACTGCCATACAAGGAATGCAGGGCATCCAGAATattcacacagttcctcaaacAGGTGCACAGCAAACTTCCTCGACTATTCATGCTCCTGGAGCACCGGTACAATCTCAAGTGATACCGCCATCTCAGATGCAACCCCAAACCTCTGGTAGTAATGCTCAAGTGCAAGTGGCACAGGTGTCAGCTAACTGCCAAAATGTTGTAGGCGGTATACAGCAAGGAAATATAGCGTTTCATCAACCAGATCCGGAGCAGGACTCCATTTCAGGCATTGTAGCTGGATCCGCTACTCAATCAGCTAATACAACCCTTTTAGAATCTTTAACAGAAGTTACTCAAGGCAGTGATGAACATCATACCCTCGAAGACAATGAAAGGTATATATTCTAGAATAGTTTGAAGCTTCTCTTTATAGGAATATACAATGTTTAACAAAATTGCGAACTTAATTTCTATGGTAGCTACATTGcagtaaatacatttttttatgtactttttatTACAGTATGTCAGGGACTAGTGCTGTAgcgattgataataaaattgaGCAGGCCATGGTAAGCATTCTTTGCTGAGGGTAATTGTTAAATAAAGATAGCAAAATATGATGTTGGAATTAATAGGGAATGCTTTTTAGGATCTTGTTAAGAGTCATTTGATGTTTGCTGTACGAGAGGAAGTTGAAGTACTCAAGGAGAAAATAGCAGAGCTCATGGATCGTATTAATCAATTAGAAGCTGAAAATTCAATCCTAAAAACACATGCGACTCCAGAAACATTAGCTCAATTGAGCCAATCAACTGCAAAATTACCCCAAAACAGTTCAGGAAGTGGTCAATAGGTAACGATTGTACATAAGTTTCTATTAATACTTTGTCAAGTACATAatggataatataattattgtatataactttacgatttttagaaatttataaacaatgagatttattatattatacatattagcattagcaattttttttaagtaaattaaagataatagattattttttactatttcagtTTACTGTTtaggaaatataaataataatttaaatctgtaaatttgattttctttcaaaatgatAATCATTTTGGAAATATGTATTGTTATGATCCTAGACAGAAAAAAAGACCTATATGAGTGCATGCCAAGACTAAGCAGAATAAGTAACGGAGTTAATATTGTTTTATGATAGATTCAAGATTTTGAACATGTTAAAAGAAAGTATATAACAATATGAAATAGGCAGCTAGACATTCCTAGATTATTTTTCCTATTACCTTCGCATTTGGCCAATTTCATTCACaaattcaattacaaaattgGCAATTCAACCTTAGAATTTAATGTTCAAAGAACATTTGTACCTTTTACATTACGTGTGATTTTATGTTAacattttattgtcattttcatTCATAAAAACAGTTTTTTTACGCGAAACTATGTAATTTTCACTGTTATTAAACATCAAATCCCATATTTTGTAATCTGTACTCGTGTTGTAGTCTGATTTTCGAAGTTGTATGTATTATAATCAACATGCTGATATCCAGGGAAATAGTTACTATTACTGGTGtgcattaaaaacaaaaaaaacatCTACAGTTTCCTGTCAACATTTTATGTTACATCTTAAACATGcctaataaaacaaatttttaattgtataatattttgttaaacttcctaacaaaaattaaaaatatacttctgtgatgtaaaataaaaagatggaataatttaaaatatcattttctTGATTACATGGGGTATcgttaatttattcatttgttgATCACTTTTGAGAAAGTTTTATTTGATCACTATAAAGACTAAAGAGGACATTTAACATAAAATCTTATGATGAAAACCACTTTTTCAGTAAAAGAAATCAGAATTCATAATTACagcttataaatttataaatgttataaattttttctaGGAAGGAAAAAAATAACAACATACAACATTTTTTttctcatatcattatcaataatgTGACTTCTTTTTAGGGCTATTGcgcacaaacatggtcacataatatatatgatatacataacgtatatataatatatattatattatatatatcttatgcatatatatatacgtatatataattatatatatttatatatatttatatctataGAATCTATATATTCATACAAATCCGAAGTTCTTTGTCTTAATAGCAAGAAGTAGTTTATGTCTTAATACGTGACGAGAGCTGTACAATGGAACATATAGACGGGAAATACATGTATTTGCAGTTGGTAGATGAGCATCATCTGCTGGTCGTAACGTCACAGTCGGCATTGGTTGAAAACCATCTTCGCTTGCGGGTAATGCTGGAGATCCTGTCCAAAAGTATAGCTGTAATACAAAAACATAATTTGTCACATTATTTACAATTCAACAAATAtcatttaataatacatattactataaaacaaaattttttttaacaaagaagttaaacataatttaattatttaaaaaaaatgtaattaatactCGAGTAAGAAATTCTTTACCAAGTCTTGTCGTTCTGAATGTGTCATTTTTTCAACGATGGACCACAACCATCGTTTAAATTTTGCCAATCTATCCGCAGATTCTCCTGATTCGTCGTTAAATGAAGTGTACGATATCAAAACGGAAACGTTAATATCACCGACTCCGTTTAAAAGGAGTCTCAAATCTTCAGATGTTAAACCATCAAGTGACCCTTCTGGTAGCACGTCGAATACCCCCTCTCTCATAGCACGTAAAGCTTTCTCTTGTACCTTGATCATGCGAACTTCCGCATATTTTCGTACGTAATCATAAACGTTACTCGCTGTTACTTCTATATCACGACCGTTAGGCATCAGTTCAATTGAACCACCTCCTTCTTCGGGACATAAATCAATACTGAAACAGAATgaaacatataataaaaattcagtttAAAAGAGAACAATTATAGACTACGTACCTAAAATTAAGATCAAGGGTAGAAAATAAACTGTTGCTGTCCTTGGTCTCAGAATCATTAACGAGTTGCCTTAGGCTTTCATAAATTACAGAATCAAAAAATGCAAGGTCATGGAAACGGATTGGTCTTCCCAAAATGTATTTTATCACGTGACGATTCAAGAATATTGGGCACAATTCGTTTTGCAACAGACACAATCCTATAAGTCTGTAAGAAGAATATTATCAGTTAATACTTTAGTACAATGTTTGATTTTTATTCCCATCGTAACACTAACCTGCCCACGTTTCTGAACGCGTTCAGTCGCTCGTAGCTGGCTCTCCCTTGGCGCGGCGTGTAAAATCCTCTTTTGCCCGGAGAGTAAAAGAGAGGAGCGTTGTCTTCTGTGTCATCCAAAATACTATTCTCCATCTTTTTCTTGTTGGCTCCACATCGTGCAATTAAACTGAATACATCAAGATCTAACAGTGCTTCTCTTGTTGCCTCCTGACTATGACTACGGATTAATTCAAATGCTTCTTCTACTTTTTGCCGCAGAGCGTCTTCTGAGGCTAGTAACATCAACAGCTGTGCAGGGAGTAGTTCCAACAGCATTCCAGTTATTTTGTCAGCTAATGCGGGCCGTAACGCATAAacctaaaaagaaataattacccTGAATGTTTTGAACTTGATCGGCCCATTATATTAGCAGTAGAACGTAAGAAACTATCTTTATCACCTTTGGATACAGTCTATCACCAAGTTGTTGCTGATGCATGGTCAAGTGTTCATTACTTGGATGGCTAACAGGTAACGGATGGGAATTGGAGGACGAACTACCGGCTCCAGAATTGCTACTTCCTTCGACAGATGTGGATGGATGGAAAACACGAGCTTCGAATGACAAAGCTCTTCGTGGCTCTCGACATTTTCCAGAAGATCGAGTGTTCTGGAATGAAGATACCGTGAGCGAAGAAGAATAACGCGTTCTATTTAGTCTTACTGATTGTACTCACTTGTCGTCTTAATTCACGATCGCGGTCTCTACTTTTTAACTTCTGAAGGACGTTATATTGTGTATATTTGGAGCCTACTTGCGCTGCTTCGAGATTAGGCAACTTTTCGTTCGCAAGCAATGCCTATGAAAAACATATACTTACATTAGTTTCTAAGACAAGCAGAAACAGTGCTAATGTTAAACATTGAAGCGATTCTACTGAGATTAGCTAGTTGATTTTAACTAACAGTTAGTCAAAATCACTATGGTAATTCATGAGGACTTGTTCTATTTAACATCAAGCGCGCTTGCACCTTTCCGCTAGTCATATTAAAACTGTCACAAAAACTTTATATTGTACGCAAGTTAAATTtacttaacaaaaataaaaataattttattacgacATTCCCTGTAATAATAGCAGCCATGATTTTTCTCTTCATCATGATGTTACAAACCTCTGCGATCGCGGTATAAAAACTTCTAGTAACACCGGAGCCTTCACCAGGTTCATCCTTGAAAATCACTTTAACGCGATTTACTGCTAACGGCGGAGTATTAGACGCACGCCTGTTATATAAATTGTACTGTGTGTTTAATTCCTTCATCGTTTGCACTAATAGCTGCGTTCTGTCTCGTTCAAGCTTAAACAGAAGATGTATCACGTGAAAATAAAACCTAAGCTTTTATTATCGACAGTATTGCGattatttacttttaataaattaatatctcTCTGTTGTGAATTTCGAAGCTTCTCCATATCTCTGCGGAACTTCGCTTCTTTTACCGAGAAACCGCCCAGCTCAGACACAACTGATCCAGCTTCCAAACCAACGTCCTCCATGAAAACTCGTCCAAATAAATCAAGAGACAATCTCCAACGACCCAGTAAGATGTTATGCGATATATTACTGCCGATAGTCGGAATTGGATTTGTTTCAACTGTTTCCTGAGCCGTAGATGTTTCGTGACTTGAAGTTGGTGGATCAGTTTCTTCCGATACGATTTCCATCTCGTTTGATACCACCATCATTTCTGACGCCCCCGCCTTGTTAGCGTTCGATtcctttaaaatgaaatttatataaactcacatatttagaaatttgtcctaacagttttatattttatcaaatttaatttgaaacattaaatttaCCGAAACTGTTCCAGCTCTAACGATTACGCTTCTATTCATTTTACATATATCCTTATTATTTTTGGTACTTCCTGCTGCTTGCTCATTTTGATTGTTAGTGGAAACTATAATCGGCGCTCGATCAATTTGTTCAGCGGCAAGTGTGTGGTCATTCGGCTGACTGAACGATTTTGCCCTTTCCTGTAACATAGAAATTCAAACGTTAGTTTCATAACATAGATATATGTCAAAAGAATTTGGTAAAAATATACAAGCAAATGTTGGTGTCGCTATCATTTAcagtaatgaaaataaataacaaaatattaccgCTGGCTTCGCAGACGTCGAATCTCCAGCTGACATAGAACTACGCTTTGCATCTGATGACAGAAAAGCAGGTCCTTGAATTACTTGACTGGATGTAGGTGAAGAAACATTCTGATTATCAGTTCCTCGTGCAGACAAACCAAGCCTTGTGGGCAATCCTGCTAATCGATTTTGATTAGAGCCTGAATTCAATGCGGACTGTCTTGGAATACCAAAAAGATCTTCGCGTCTTGAATCGGGTTGTAGTAAATGCGGTTGGTCGGCTAGAGGTAAAGCTTCACTCATGACAGTATCAAATGGATCAAAGGGTGGACAACCAAGGGACAACGTAGAGTCTGATCTTTGGAGGAAAGGATGTTTCCTCCCTTTCGGTGTGCTATTAGTGCTATTTCCAGAGCCACAAATAGGAACCTGAAGTAAGTCAGGATAATCGACAGAGTCTGTTTCTAATGCGGTAGGTACTGGAGAATTATATTCTTCTCCTTCGTCATTGTCGTTTTCATCCTATGATGTATAAAACgttataaaaacaatatttgacAGCGATgaaattatggttgtatttcaCACGTTCTCATTAGCTCTGTACAAACCTGATCGTTCCAACTAGAGTAGTTCGACGATTCCTTCTGAGTCTCTCCCCGAGATGACATCGGTTCAGAGAGCGAGCGCATGTAATACACTAGCGCATCGAAAACATAAGCAACATGTCTCAGCGCGGAAACGTCTAACACCGGCAAGCTGTCTCTGTGTTCGCCATTGTGGGCACGCATTAAGGACAAGCAATAAGATAAAAATTCACGCCTTGCCGAATGTGCGTCGCtgcctaaaaataaaaatacttaattCTAGTTTACAAAATGTTATTCATACTAGTTAATAAAATTCACTCGAGTGTAACGTTTCCTTTGATTAAGTCTACAGTTAAAACTACAagactaaaattatttttagctaaAACAAGTTTACGTTACATTCGAGTATAATACATTTACAGATGTATACCTTCGCGTTCTCTACTGCTTCTTGAAGGTTCGCCAACGCCTGCAAAACCAACCGTGAGTCTTGTAGAAGCTTGTGGAGTGGAGATATTGGAGCTCGTAGCGATACCACTGCGTTGATTCCGACCTGCATTAGACTGTAACGTCAAAGACAAAGCAGCTGTATTCAATAACCCAGTGAAATTGCCTCCGGATAAAGATGGAGCATTGTTCAGGGGATGCTCTGGGTGTGTAGGATCTGCGCTACGTGTCAATGATACTCCAAATCTCAATTGCGCTTCTGTGGCATCCATCACTGTGAGTAGCCAATCCCACGTGGGTTTTAAATGCGCTTCCAGATACATCTGTAATTATTCAAAGTACTTATATTGTATCCGCTTAGACTCTTACTACGTTTACTAAAAAAATCATACCTGTAGATTCAGTGCATCTTGGTAAGAGATCTCCATCAATCGTGGCAAAGAAGGTGCCTGCATTTTGTAATCTTGCATCATAACTAAAAGATCAGCTATCTGTCGAATTACAATTCCAAATGCACGTGCTAAACAACTGGTAGTAGTGCCCATTATTATGGGTTCTTGTGCAGCTGCAACGGCAGACGTCGCAGTAGTGCGTCTCAAAGAAGCCGAATCAATAAACCCAAGATTACTGCCACCTGTTACCCGTAATCCTGCTGTGCGTGTATTCATTTCGCGATTACGGATCGCCCATTGCATCGAGACGGGTGCAAGATTGTTACGATGTAAATGGCCGGATGAACCACTGTAATCGGTAATCAATAATGtaacaaattttgatatattaaaaacagatatatctatacattGAAATTAGGGtttaaagttatttaaaatacCTTCGACGTTCCAACTGTTCGTCCccaatttgaaaatcttcatTATCTTGTTCATCGGTTTCACCAGCTTCGCTTTCATCGTCCTCTTGTTGACTCGATTCTCCAGATTCGTCCTCCGGGAATAATAAAATGGATCCCATTCCACCGTCAGATCCTGCTGTAGCGCCGGTTTGTACACTGCGCTGGGCAGACGCTGCATCTTGATTGCTGTGATTATCGTCAGAGTCTGATTCGGTTTCTGCTTCTGCTAAGAGATCAAGTTCTGTATCGGATTCACCGTCTCCTGCTTGCTCTTCACCTACACCGCCGGCATTGCTATCAATTTCACCAAGCGGTTGCCCAGGAACGGTTCCAGAAACTCCAGATTCTTCGTGCTCGCTTATGTCACCATCCACATCCATAGGACCTTCTGCTTATACGCAAGATGTAACTCAATTAGAACCAACAATTTTAGCGGTAtggtttaaaaaaataattaacgttGTAAAATATACCTTCACCGCCTTCTGTTTCGTCCATAGCAGAAACATCTCTGGCGATAGTGATGTTATTGTTTCCTTGCTGCGTTTGCAAGGCAGCGTCTAAAGTTTGGGAGCTGACACCACTGTGAGGTATCAGTGGTTCTATGGAGAACAATTCTTCGGAGCCATTTATTACTTCAATTGCTGAGCTGGTCAATGTAAAGGGTGCCGTTGGACGAGCAACGCCTAATCTGACAGGTGCTATCAATGAGTCAGCAGTTTCGCACAACTCCTCGACTGCTAATTTGATCAGTGCTTGAAAAACTTTACGGCATTTCATCAGGGGTTGCGATGCTTGACTGATGTTTCTTCTCTTCGTCGTATTTGGTGCCATTTCTATCGTGAAGATTACAAATATTCGAGCCACGGATCGTACAAATCGGCGTGCTACGTTATTTGCTTCCTCTTGTCGCCCAGGTACAGTATCGTTTTGCAATTCGCGTATCAACGTTGTCAGTAAGGTGTCGAGCATTTCGGCGCTGCATTTAACTAACAGTGAGTGAGTGAATTTGTCAAGCAACGCAGTTCCACTTTGACGGCACAACTGCCCTTGGTCTCCAAACAATTGATCATTGCTATTCACGGA
This region includes:
- the hyd gene encoding E3 ubiquitin-protein ligase hyd isoform X6, with the protein product MTSIHFVAHPLPGTDDQLNDRLKEVAEKINRYGFVTLPAFNGLKIAVKRIVVGPTHIALLTEDHKICRVAFTVLSDRLDLSKNEPNRNTNKNHVANSNSAPSSGNSSGSGSRAGMSRSRTRIMRGSSAIRGSGSSGGSSSGGRIGPPGVIMGGGSGSSSRPIALVPAPFVPEDLISQAQVVLQGKSRNLIIRELQRTNLDVNLAVNNLLSRDDEEGDDAEDAADTYVPEDLISLLDGGFSNDHSVILDADSMFSEDMLGYTGMRNRGSSSRRIGNDREGERASERDRDSFSRWRDRQYCGPRRWLETALKESWEKESDNKKKELASQSPLWISEELEWWHERSSDPAPRFVQIASLYSELIAVSAGGQLYQWKWSESEPYKDPENPNIHHPKAPWLAITSEKIINISATAIRCSVSTESGKVATWLDELLGHVASRLEHPAQTFTEFTLDKIVSLHTCALYTVARLESGALYWWGVLPFAQRKKLWEKYKAKSRKHRPSTISNDISYGTHVCMKNSPIYQPGAIGFTIANGVPKVGQLLVAAWNLDANYRFKILPAGTHLPSVNVDKRETNGNNGTGTINKTNHKETADRLDMPPPPSPASSTCSDTGSITTSHKRQKRVTPRNEGEPERKDEEDWQLKDVVFVEDVKTVPIGKVIKVDGCYVAVKFFSKDSKEKEKEIKEKDFSTSDFKDLTAEESIKLLADCRLLRKDELRVIKSSMNPRAPDCFQRTPRRVNIVEGSNDNILTIATDGQGIHAILKTGNKLSYVVYNLSTGRYVQDCYIPSDTSSFLGLQPQNINLTSAGENIECSMILRDGNNTIYPLVKDCADAIRDPNWLDLVPVLCIGASTIPIPTCSNSTNMKNQVAVIALAFDSLLLMPRILRCDYDSVKQVFCNLEQDHKNNLAQLQTILMERCDGNRNILHACISMCSPTSNKENDQGIERELVSNTVDGPSAPIEEPIPTLSWPPEAFDNTSGEEDSLLSIGAASISMMNKSGEGVGATSNNTYIIDSVERRNNALLILKYMCESSVLAPHLKELLTAKDVQGQTPLMLAVSVRAYHAALILLDTIQRVGRDQKECSAMILPPDANPDLSPLFVTCCNDTCSFTWTGADHINQDIFECRTCGLTESLCCCTECARVCHRGHDCKMKITSPTAYCDCWEKCKCRALIAGHQGARYELLCRLVVNTDLATKINSRGESILLFLVQTVGRQLIEQRQCRSAPRQRSTSGSRKGPSSDGLTAEANMPDHDLEPPRFSRKALERLLNDWPAVQCMIMSGVSVNSNDQLFGDQGQLCRQSGTALLDKFTHSLLVKCSAEMLDTLLTTLIRELQNDTVPGRQEEANNVARRFVRSVARIFVIFTIEMAPNTTKRRNISQASQPLMKCRKVFQALIKLAVEELCETADSLIAPVRLGVARPTAPFTLTSSAIEVINGSEELFSIEPLIPHSGVSSQTLDAALQTQQGNNNITIARDVSAMDETEGGEAEGPMDVDGDISEHEESGVSGTVPGQPLGEIDSNAGGVGEEQAGDGESDTELDLLAEAETESDSDDNHSNQDAASAQRSVQTGATAGSDGGMGSILLFPEDESGESSQQEDDESEAGETDEQDNEDFQIGDEQLERRSGSSGHLHRNNLAPVSMQWAIRNREMNTRTAGLRVTGGSNLGFIDSASLRRTTATSAVAAAQEPIIMGTTTSCLARAFGIVIRQIADLLVMMQDYKMQAPSLPRLMEISYQDALNLQMYLEAHLKPTWDWLLTVMDATEAQLRFGVSLTRSADPTHPEHPLNNAPSLSGGNFTGLLNTAALSLTLQSNAGVGEPSRSSREREGSDAHSARREFLSYCLSLMRAHNGEHRDSLPVLDVSALRHVAYVFDALVYYMRSLSEPMSSRGETQKESSNYSSWNDQDENDNDEGEEYNSPVPTALETDSVDYPDLLQVPICGSGNSTNSTPKGRKHPFLQRSDSTLSLGCPPFDPFDTVMSEALPLADQPHLLQPDSRREDLFGIPRQSALNSGSNQNRLAGLPTRLGLSARGTDNQNVSSPTSSQVIQGPAFLSSDAKRSSMSAGDSTSAKPAERAKSFSQPNDHTLAAEQIDRAPIIVSTNNQNEQAAGSTKNNKDICKMNRSVIVRAGTVSESNANKAGASEMMVVSNEMEIVSEETDPPTSSHETSTAQETVETNPIPTIGSNISHNILLGRWRLSLDLFGRVFMEDVGLEAGSVVSELGGFSVKEAKFRRDMEKLRNSQQRDINLLKLERDRTQLLVQTMKELNTQYNLYNRRASNTPPLAVNRVKVIFKDEPGEGSGVTRSFYTAIAEALLANEKLPNLEAAQVGSKYTQYNVLQKLKSRDRDRELRRQNTRSSGKCREPRRALSFEARVFHPSTSVEGSSNSGAGSSSSNSHPLPVSHPSNEHLTMHQQQLGDRLYPKVYALRPALADKITGMLLELLPAQLLMLLASEDALRQKVEEAFELIRSHSQEATREALLDLDVFSLIARCGANKKKMENSILDDTEDNAPLFYSPGKRGFYTPRQGRASYERLNAFRNVGRLIGLCLLQNELCPIFLNRHVIKYILGRPIRFHDLAFFDSVIYESLRQLVNDSETKDSNSLFSTLDLNFSIDLCPEEGGGSIELMPNGRDIEVTASNVYDYVRKYAEVRMIKVQEKALRAMREGVFDVLPEGSLDGLTSEDLRLLLNGVGDINVSVLISYTSFNDESGESADRLAKFKRWLWSIVEKMTHSERQDLLYFWTGSPALPASEDGFQPMPTVTLRPADDAHLPTANTCISRLYVPLYSSRHVLRHKLLLAIKTKNFGFV